The genomic interval TTCCCGCCAAGGTGAAGGTGAACATCGGCAACGATGGCTCCGTCGCCGTGGAAGGACCGAAAGGGAAGCTGCAATGGACTTTGCCGCGCGAGATCAAGGCGAGCGTGCAGGATAATCGGGTTTCGCTCGTGCGCGACGCGGAGACGCGGAGCGTAAAGGCGTTGCACGGTCTTTCCCGAAGCCTGGTGAACAACATGGTGCATGGAGTGAGCGAGGGATTTGCCAAGAACCTCGAAATCGAAGGCGTCGGCTTTAAGGCGGCCGTCCAGGGCGCGGTTCTAAACCTGAGCCTGGGGAAATCGCACCCGATTTTGTTTCCCATTCCGAAAGATATTAAAATCACCGTGACTGACGCCACGAAGATCGCGATCACGGGGATCGACAAAAAGTTGGTCGGCCAGGTCGCGGCGGACATTCGGCGCTATTACCCACCGGAGCCTTACAAAGGCAAAGGCGTGCGCTACGCTGGCGAAGTGATCCGCCGGAAGGAAGGCAAAACCGTTCAATAGTTATGGCGCTGCTCGATCGTAA from Chthoniobacterales bacterium carries:
- the rplF gene encoding 50S ribosomal protein L6 — translated: MSRIGNKAVEIPAKVKVNIGNDGSVAVEGPKGKLQWTLPREIKASVQDNRVSLVRDAETRSVKALHGLSRSLVNNMVHGVSEGFAKNLEIEGVGFKAAVQGAVLNLSLGKSHPILFPIPKDIKITVTDATKIAITGIDKKLVGQVAADIRRYYPPEPYKGKGVRYAGEVIRRKEGKTVQ